From the genome of Brevibacterium sp. JSBI002, one region includes:
- a CDS encoding formate--tetrahydrofolate ligase produces the protein MTTDMDIALSAELDPIVDIAAGLGLDAKDIIPHGWTKAKVPIDILDQAAETATDGKLILVTAMSPTPAGEGKTTTSIGLADGLNELARSKPEVGKAVLALREPSMGPVFGMKGGAAGGGYAQVVPMEDINLHFTGDFAAIAAANNLAATMLDNHIHFGNDLDVDPRRIHLRRVVDLNDRALRGVVVGLGGLNGGVPREDAFDIVVASEVMAVFCLATSLADLKERLGRIVLAHSRGREPITVADIGAAGAMTALLRNALAPNLVQTLEHSPAFIHGGPFANIAHGCNSLLATKAGLALGDWVVTEAGFGADLGAEKFLDIKCRTAGIWPSAVVVVATLRALKYHGGVDVKDVNSTDVGAVLEGMSNLELHCRNLREIYGLTPVVCFNRFPTDTDEEMAAAIAHLDSLGVAAVESTHWADGGKGALALAEAVVEAAAGVDGEFRTIRDENRAEEPHDSSGTRPQRAVPRYSYELNDPLEDKIRTIAQRIYQAKDVDLPTAVKRKLTQFADEGYGDAPICIAKTQYSLSTDASLRGAPTDHIIEVKDVRLSAGAGFVVVIAGDIMTMPGLPKEPSALKIDVTDDGNITGLF, from the coding sequence ATGACCACAGATATGGATATTGCGCTCAGCGCCGAGCTCGATCCCATCGTCGACATCGCCGCTGGGCTGGGTCTCGACGCGAAGGACATCATTCCCCACGGATGGACGAAGGCGAAGGTGCCCATCGACATCCTCGACCAGGCGGCCGAAACCGCCACAGATGGCAAACTCATCCTCGTCACCGCTATGAGCCCGACCCCTGCCGGCGAGGGAAAGACCACGACGAGCATCGGCCTGGCCGACGGACTCAACGAACTCGCGCGGTCGAAGCCCGAGGTCGGCAAGGCCGTGCTCGCGCTGCGGGAGCCGAGCATGGGTCCGGTCTTCGGAATGAAGGGCGGGGCGGCCGGCGGCGGATACGCGCAGGTCGTGCCGATGGAAGATATCAACCTCCACTTCACCGGCGACTTCGCGGCCATCGCGGCGGCGAACAACCTCGCCGCGACCATGCTCGATAACCACATCCACTTCGGCAACGACCTCGACGTCGACCCGCGGCGCATCCATCTCCGCCGCGTCGTCGACCTCAACGATCGAGCACTGCGGGGAGTTGTCGTCGGACTCGGCGGACTCAACGGAGGAGTGCCCCGCGAGGATGCCTTCGACATCGTCGTCGCCAGCGAGGTCATGGCTGTGTTCTGCCTTGCCACCTCGTTGGCCGACCTCAAAGAACGGTTGGGACGGATCGTGCTCGCCCACAGTAGGGGGCGGGAACCGATCACCGTGGCCGACATCGGGGCGGCGGGCGCGATGACTGCGCTGTTGCGCAACGCTCTGGCACCGAACCTCGTGCAGACCTTGGAACATTCGCCGGCCTTCATCCACGGCGGACCGTTCGCGAACATCGCCCACGGCTGCAACAGTCTGCTGGCCACGAAGGCCGGGCTGGCGCTGGGGGACTGGGTCGTCACGGAAGCCGGATTCGGTGCCGACCTCGGAGCCGAGAAGTTCCTCGACATCAAGTGCCGCACCGCCGGGATCTGGCCCTCGGCCGTGGTCGTCGTCGCGACCCTGAGGGCCCTGAAGTACCACGGTGGGGTCGACGTGAAGGATGTGAACTCGACTGATGTTGGTGCGGTGCTGGAGGGGATGAGCAATCTCGAGCTGCACTGTCGGAACCTGCGTGAGATCTACGGACTGACTCCGGTGGTGTGCTTCAATCGATTCCCCACGGACACCGACGAGGAGATGGCCGCGGCGATCGCGCACTTGGACAGTCTTGGGGTTGCGGCCGTCGAATCGACGCACTGGGCCGACGGCGGCAAGGGCGCTTTGGCTCTGGCCGAGGCAGTGGTCGAGGCCGCCGCCGGTGTTGACGGCGAGTTCCGGACGATTCGTGATGAGAATCGAGCCGAAGAACCGCACGATTCGTCCGGAACTCGCCCTCAGCGGGCGGTGCCGCGCTACTCTTACGAGCTCAATGACCCCTTGGAGGACAAGATCCGCACGATCGCCCAGCGGATCTACCAGGCGAAAGACGTCGACCTGCCGACCGCGGTGAAACGAAAGCTCACGCAGTTCGCCGACGAGGGCTACGGGGACGCGCCGATCTGCATTGCGAAGACCCAGTACTCGCTGTCGACGGACGCGAGCCTGCGCGGGGCGCCGACCGACCACATCATCGAGGTCAAGGACGTGCGGCTGTCGGCCGGCGCCGGCTTCGTCGTCGTCATCGCCGGCGACATCATGACGATGCCCGGCCTGCCCAAGGAACCCTCTGCACTGAAGATCGACGTCACCGACGACGGCAACATCACCGGCCTCTTCTGA
- a CDS encoding class I SAM-dependent methyltransferase yields MRAFDELVTEAQSADVTGWGFDWLDGRATEERPAWRYSTLLARRLSTATAALDIDTGGGEVIDEAPVLPPRMAATESHRPNIAVARHRLGPRGVDVVEAGPHRLPFANGSFDLVTSRHPVSPTWSEISRVLVPGGTYLAQHVGPASAFELIEFFLGPLPENRRARHPQTENDAAEAAGLAVETLRSARCRMEFFDVGAIVWILRKCPWWVPDFAVADYLPQLRELDTQMRGGESFVAHSTRHLIIASKR; encoded by the coding sequence ATGCGCGCATTCGACGAGCTCGTCACCGAAGCACAGTCCGCCGATGTCACTGGCTGGGGATTCGACTGGCTCGACGGACGCGCCACCGAGGAGCGTCCTGCGTGGAGGTACTCGACGCTGCTCGCCAGGCGGCTGTCGACCGCGACCGCGGCCCTCGACATCGACACCGGCGGCGGTGAGGTCATCGACGAGGCTCCGGTGCTGCCGCCGCGCATGGCGGCGACCGAATCGCACCGCCCCAACATCGCCGTGGCCCGCCATCGGCTCGGTCCGCGTGGCGTCGACGTCGTCGAAGCCGGACCGCACAGGCTGCCGTTCGCCAACGGCAGCTTCGACCTCGTTACCTCTCGACATCCCGTGAGTCCCACGTGGTCGGAGATCAGCCGTGTGCTCGTTCCCGGCGGCACCTACCTCGCCCAGCACGTCGGTCCGGCATCGGCGTTCGAACTCATCGAGTTCTTCCTCGGGCCGCTGCCCGAGAACCGCCGAGCCCGGCATCCCCAGACCGAAAATGATGCCGCCGAGGCGGCCGGGCTCGCGGTCGAAACGCTGCGCAGCGCACGCTGCCGCATGGAGTTCTTCGACGTCGGTGCGATCGTGTGGATCCTGCGCAAGTGCCCGTGGTGGGTGCCCGATTTCGCGGTCGCCGACTACCTTCCGCAGCTGCGTGAACTCGACACTCAGATGCGCGGGGGCGAGTCCTTCGTCGCTCACTCGACGCGGCACCTCATCATCGCATCAAAGCGCTGA
- a CDS encoding FAD-dependent oxidoreductase, translating into MTHHIVIGAGLTGAAAAYSLTARGEDVTVLERHTPANDRGSSHGSARIFRYAYPDRLYTELVVRARELWDELESKSGVELITRTGALDFGDARHTDLLAEIFDEVGVEYEILDPARAAERWPQFAFDTEVLWHPDAGVIDAETSVTTMLDRAVDTGRARILTDWTVTEVARRCAGGFSVTSATGDVVEGDRVIVAAGGWLPDLLGDLGLPQAFLEALPTFEVRQEQAFHMPYRDADEDGRPSTPWPTFIHKSGELFTYGLPGGRDAGFAGQKFAQFNGGKVIDSALDQDGQITEEMRTRMIDYAKRNLPGLIPEPYAETTCLFTNTPNEDFVIDEVDGLVIVSACSGHGAKFAPLLGEFAADLATGAGEVPERFRVGGASTS; encoded by the coding sequence ATGACCCACCACATCGTCATCGGAGCGGGCTTGACCGGTGCCGCAGCCGCATATTCCCTGACCGCGCGCGGCGAGGACGTCACGGTGCTCGAACGGCACACTCCGGCCAACGACCGCGGCAGCTCCCATGGTTCGGCCCGCATCTTCCGCTACGCCTACCCGGATCGTCTGTACACCGAACTCGTGGTGCGCGCTCGTGAGCTGTGGGATGAGCTCGAGTCGAAATCGGGAGTTGAGCTGATCACTCGCACGGGGGCGCTCGACTTCGGCGACGCTCGGCATACTGATCTGCTCGCCGAGATCTTCGATGAGGTCGGCGTTGAGTACGAGATCCTCGATCCCGCACGCGCCGCAGAACGGTGGCCGCAGTTCGCCTTCGATACCGAAGTTCTGTGGCACCCCGACGCCGGCGTCATCGATGCCGAGACCTCGGTGACGACCATGCTCGACCGAGCGGTGGACACCGGTCGGGCTCGGATACTCACCGATTGGACGGTCACCGAGGTGGCCCGACGTTGCGCGGGCGGCTTCAGTGTCACCTCGGCGACGGGGGACGTTGTCGAAGGTGACCGCGTCATCGTCGCGGCGGGCGGGTGGCTGCCCGACCTCCTCGGCGATCTTGGTCTTCCGCAAGCGTTTCTTGAGGCGCTGCCGACATTCGAAGTGCGGCAGGAGCAGGCGTTCCACATGCCCTACCGCGATGCCGATGAGGACGGTCGGCCGAGCACGCCGTGGCCGACGTTCATCCACAAATCCGGTGAGTTGTTCACCTACGGACTGCCCGGCGGGCGGGATGCCGGCTTCGCGGGGCAGAAGTTCGCGCAGTTCAACGGTGGCAAGGTCATCGATTCGGCTCTTGACCAGGACGGACAGATCACCGAGGAGATGCGGACCCGGATGATCGACTATGCGAAGCGGAACCTGCCGGGACTCATTCCGGAACCGTATGCGGAGACGACGTGCCTGTTCACGAACACCCCGAACGAGGATTTCGTCATCGACGAGGTCGACGGTCTCGTCATCGTCTCGGCCTGTTCGGGGCACGGGGCGAAGTTCGCACCGCTGCTCGGCGAGTTCGCGGCCGACCTCGCGACAGGGGCCGGCGAGGTGCCGGAACGCTTCCGAGTGGGTGGCGCTTCGACTTCGTGA
- a CDS encoding CueP family metal-binding protein yields the protein MLAKTTEVLCTRSDMGRYMRTTQFVLGATALALALTGCSAPGPGSGSSAASGESAAVQPGSAEALLAGLDLADEDVTGVIDQLDRLPVDERPTDLMASVQRDELVLTDGQQAATMALPEGKSYVSIAPFVDETHDCFYHSLTTCLGELSGKDVDVVITDSKTGEAVVDESTATFDNGFVGFWVPSGITGTIEVTAEGKTGTTDFSTRSDGPTCVTDLKLK from the coding sequence ATGCTTGCCAAGACGACAGAGGTGCTCTGCACCCGTAGTGACATGGGGAGATATATGAGAACGACGCAATTCGTGTTGGGTGCGACGGCTTTGGCTCTAGCACTGACCGGGTGTTCGGCTCCAGGGCCGGGTAGCGGGTCATCCGCTGCATCAGGAGAGTCCGCGGCGGTGCAGCCGGGTTCGGCCGAAGCGCTGCTTGCGGGTCTCGATCTGGCCGACGAAGACGTCACAGGAGTCATCGATCAACTCGATCGCCTGCCTGTCGACGAGAGGCCCACCGACCTCATGGCCTCGGTCCAGCGTGACGAACTTGTTCTCACCGATGGACAGCAAGCGGCGACGATGGCACTGCCGGAAGGGAAGAGCTACGTCTCCATCGCTCCTTTCGTCGATGAGACGCACGACTGCTTCTACCACAGCCTCACGACCTGTCTCGGTGAGTTGAGCGGGAAGGACGTCGATGTGGTGATCACAGACTCAAAGACGGGCGAAGCAGTGGTGGATGAGTCGACGGCGACCTTCGATAACGGGTTCGTCGGCTTCTGGGTGCCGTCCGGCATCACCGGTACCATCGAGGTCACCGCCGAGGGCAAGACCGGTACGACCGATTTCTCCACGAGAAGCGATGGGCCCACCTGCGTGACCGACCTCAAGTTGAAGTAG